The DNA segment AATGCTCTGCTTGCAGAAATGCGTGATTCACTATTGCCAAAACTTATGTCCGGCGAATTGGATGTCTCCAAAATTGACATCTAAGCCGCTAAATTATTGTTTATGGCATTATTGAGTGCAATTTTTTCATCTATCGGATTAAGGCAAGAAAGTATTGTTTCTTGCTCTACCAATGACGGAATATCAAATTCAAGTCTATTAAGAGTTTCAGTTCTCAAGCTTGGAATTGTTGTCCCCTCATTATAGTTATTTAAGTCAATAAGCGACATAACATAATAAAGATACTTAGGAAGTACAATATCCGTATTTACGATGGTGTAGAAAAG comes from the Blautia liquoris genome and includes:
- a CDS encoding restriction endonuclease subunit S; protein product: MKFNRYALSDLATIKYGKNQKKVLSESGNIPIYGTGGLMGYATTALYDKPSVLIGRKGTIGKVKYVEHPFWTVDTLFYTIVNTDIVLPKYLYYVMSLIDLNNYNEGTTIPSLRTETLNRLEFDIPSLVEQETILSCLNPIDEKIALNNAINNNLAA